From the Elusimicrobiales bacterium genome, the window AATCCCCCGGCACAAGAGAGGCGGCATATCCAACAGCAGCGCAGCAGGCACTACGGTCCGAGAAGGAACCATCAGATAAACATTTCTCCCGTCCGCGTTGTGGATGTTGACGGGACGATGCTGGGCGTAAAGCCCATACAGGAAGCGCTGGGACTGGCCAGGGAGCGCGGGCTGGATCTGGTTGAAATAGCCCCGCAGGCAAGGCCGCCCGTGTGCAAGGTGCTGGACTATTCCAAGTACCTCTACGAGCAGGACAAGAAACAGCGGGACGCGCGCAAAAAGCAGCGCTCCAGCGTGCTTAAGGAACTGCGGATAAAGCCGCGCATCGCCTCCCACGACCTTGAAACCAAGGTCCGCCATATGGAGGAGTTCCTGGGCAAGGGCGACAAGGTGCGCCTGACCGTGGTTTTCCATGGCCGCGAAAACCAGCACCGCGACCTGGGCCGCAACCTGATAGAGCAGCTGCGCGTCCGGTTCGAGCCGACCGCCACGGTTGACGGCGGAATACAGACTCAGGGCAACAGGATGTCAATCACCCTGGCGCCCAAAGGACATAACTGATTTTATGCCAAAACTCAAAAGCCACAGCGGCGCGAAAAAGAGATTCAGAAGGTCGGCATCGGGCAAGTGGACCCATGCCAAGACCGGACGGCGGCATCGCCTGGTGGAGATGTCGTCCAAGCGCGGCAGAAACCTGCGGCGCGGCGCGGTTCACGGTAAAAGCTCCGCGGAAGCGAAAATGCTCAAGGCCTATCTGCCTTACGATTGACGGAGAGTA encodes:
- the infC gene encoding translation initiation factor IF-3, translated to MQQQRSRHYGPRRNHQINISPVRVVDVDGTMLGVKPIQEALGLARERGLDLVEIAPQARPPVCKVLDYSKYLYEQDKKQRDARKKQRSSVLKELRIKPRIASHDLETKVRHMEEFLGKGDKVRLTVVFHGRENQHRDLGRNLIEQLRVRFEPTATVDGGIQTQGNRMSITLAPKGHN
- the rpmI gene encoding 50S ribosomal protein L35, with product MPKLKSHSGAKKRFRRSASGKWTHAKTGRRHRLVEMSSKRGRNLRRGAVHGKSSAEAKMLKAYLPYD